The following are encoded together in the Lactuca sativa cultivar Salinas chromosome 1, Lsat_Salinas_v11, whole genome shotgun sequence genome:
- the LOC122194385 gene encoding histone chaperone cia1-like, whose product MKAKEKDGHVEGRGCEEQVKDLFDNEDIDDDSLVDMMCTFEASLSQPKDNYQKSDGFQDAMDAIIQSILHANDDKGVEEVEPDLTKQLDEVEDAMDAILKGTDEKSQSENEGNPEPKFTEGNASDVLPDMVMLDLESVADLLGAGYSMAEIESLRGIKVELDDMPAVEMDVNEVEDIPYVDGGNEGHGEGDDADEVAGEGDGEVDGDGVGEGDGEGNGVGAGEDDATDMEGNDADDEGYVPPRRTRKPSERIILQKLKKPCFDKDGRGSTSSYPVDLE is encoded by the exons ATGAAGGCCAAGGAAAAAG ATGGTCATGTTGAAGGTAGGGGATGTGAGGAACAAGTGAAGGATTTGTTTGACAATGAAGATATTGATGATGACAGTCTGGTTGATATGATGTGCACTTTTGAAGCTTCTCTTAGCCAACCAAAGGATAATTATCAGAAAAGTGATGGATTCCAAGATGCAATGGATGCTATTATTCAAAGTATTCTTCATGCTAATGATGACAAAGGTGTTGAGGAAGTTGAACCTGACCtgacaaaacaacttgatgaggTTGAAGATGCAATGGATGCTATTCTTAAAGGTACAGATGAAAAAAGTCAGTCTGAGAATGAGGGTAATCCTGAACCTAAATTCACTGAAGGAAATGCAAGTGATGTTCTCCCAGATATGGTGATGCTAGATCTAGAAAGTGTAGCAGACCTACTTGGAGCAGGATATAGCATGGCTGAAATAGAGAGCTTGAGAGGGATTAAAGTTGAATTGGATGATATGCCAGCAGTTGAGATG GATGTGAATGAAGTTGAGGATATTCCATATGTTGATGGT GGAAATGAGGGTCATGGTGAAGGTGATGATGCTGATGAAGTAGCAGGTGAGGGTGATGGTGAGGTTGATGGTGATGGTGTTGGTGAGGGTGATGGAGAGGGTAATGGTGTTGGTGCTGGTGAGGATGATGCAACAGATATGGAGGGAAATGATGCTGATGATGAAGGTTATGTACCACCTAGAAGGACAAGAAAGCCCTCAGAAAGGATCATCCTGCAAAAGCTGAAGAAACCTTGTTTTGACAAAGATGGAAGGGGTTCCACATCTAGCTATCCAGTAGATTTGGAGTAG
- the LOC111891856 gene encoding uncharacterized protein LOC111891856 — protein MASSDEGYAEPFAGIHEPFAGLTEMDYELHGIYMDHEPEEEFVSSLDKCKDIILNVLLSDENLRNSSMADEIRAQVYHATDWQIDEDEQEVLKNNYRIHDPTIKWDKMVPKLGDIFESPAQLKFCVTNYAVSHGYRIYFEKCDSKRIVARCGNRKEENKCPFRIYAAWMYKERSFQIKAMNVDHKCSRQFKFGSIVSPEWIGRHYVTEIANKPKMKLLEMIDDIRQRYRCVVSIGQVRRARKWAKNLIEGKLIEHYARIWDYAHELLRSNPGSTCQVGVTTNPDGKNYFHRFYICFKALSVSWKRGCRRVIGLDGCFLKGQVKGELLTAIGRDANNQVYPIAWAVVDVENKSNWTWFLELLSGDLDLIDGRGLVVISDQHKGLLQSVKDVLPHVEHRQCARHIYENFRKAYTGLEFKKLFWAAVMSSMEGDFKRHMDKIKKLNTGAYEHLMSQEPETWCKAYMSTGYACEAVENGISECFNSIIVDARKKPLITMLEEIRIYIMDSSVKEDEAFWEEHEVLGQQHVFEARRGCDSYMVDLDGRHCTCRLWDLAGIPCVHAIAIINYIHQTPDEYIDFMFSKEQFLKCYSANISPVNGSKLWPQTEYIKSLPPVSRRMPGRPKVNRSRHVSENDGRVHTPRTVRCGKCFEYGHNQKGCKNATREPIPKPPKEKGRPRKEQDEPNQASCDRSERQEPVPMPPKKKGRPRKERQEAVPMPPKKK, from the exons ATGGCTTCATCAGACGAAGGGTATGCTGAACCCTTTGCTGGCATACATGAGCCATTTGCTGGCTTGACTGAAATGGATTATGAACTCCACGGCATTTACATGGACCACGAACCAGAGGAAGAATTTGTGTCCTCACTTGATAAATGTAAGGATATCATCCTAAATGTTCTATTAAGTGATGAAAACCTACGAAATTCTAGTATGGCAGATGAAATCAGAGCACAAGTATACCATGCTACTGATTGGCAGATTGATGAAGATGAACAGGAGGTATTGAAAAACAACTATAGAATTCATGACCCAACCATCAAGTGGGACAAGATGGTACCAAAGCTTGGTGACATCTTTGAATCCCCTGCCCAACTGAAGTTTTGTGTCACCAATTATGCAGTCTCACATGGCTATAGAATATACTTTGAAAAATGTGATAGTAAAAGAATTGTAGCTAGATGTGGAAATAGGAAGGAAGAGAATAAATGCCCTTTCAGAATTTATGCTGCATGGATGTACAAAGAAAGATCTTTTCAGATCAAAGCTATGAATGTTGACCATAAATGTTCTAGGCAGTTTAAGTTTGGATCCATTGTGTCCCCTGAATGGATTGGAAGACATTATGTGACTGAAATTGCAAATAAGCCAAAGATGAAACTTCTGGAAATGATTGACGACATCAGACAAAGGTATAGGTGTGTGGTATCTATAGGACAAGTTAGAAGGGCAAGGAAATGGGCCAAAAATTTAATAGAAGGTAAACTCATTGAGCATTATGCAAGGATATGGGATTATGCCCATGAATTGTTAAGGTCAAACCCGGGGTCCACATGTCAAGTTGGTGTAACAACCAATCCAGATGGAAAGAATTATTTTCATaggttttacatttgtttcaaagcaCTAAGTGTTAGCTGGAAAAGAGGATGTAGGAGAGTAATTGGGCTAGATGGGTGCTTTCTAAAGGGGCAGGTGAAGGGTGAACTACTAACAGCCATTGGTAGAGATGCCAACAACCAGGTTTATCCAATTGCTTGGGCTGTTGTAGATGTGGAAAATAAGTCCAACTGGACTTGGTTCCTTGAGCTACTCAGTGGTGATCTAGACCTTATTGATGGAAGGGGGTTGGTAGTTATATCAGATCAACATAAA GGTTTGCTACAATCTGTTAAAGATGTATTGCCACATGTGGAGCACAGGCAATGTGCCCGACACATATATGAAAATTTTAGGAAAGCTTACACTGGGTTGGAGTTCAAGAAGCTATTTTGGGCTGCAGTTATGAGCTCTATGGAAGGTGATTTCAAGAGACATATGGACAAAATTAAAAAGCTCAATACTGGTGCATATGAGCATCTGATGTCCCAAGAACCCGAAACATGGTGTAAAGCTTACATGAGTACAGGGTATGCATGTGAGGCAGTGGAGAATGGTATATCAGAGTGCTTCAACTCCATCATTGTGGATGCTAGGAAAAAACCATTGATCACAATGCTTGAAGAAATAAGGATATACATCATGGATAG CAGTGTTAAAGAAGATGAAGCTTTTTGGGAAGAACATGAG GTTTTGGGTCAACAACATGTGTTTGAAGCAAGGAGAGGATGTGATAGCTACATGGTGGATTTAGATGGAAGGCATTGTACCTGCAGGTTATGGGATCTGGCTGGGATCCCATGTGTTCATGCAATTGCAATCATCAACTACATCCATCAAACACCTGATGAGTATATTGATTTCATGTTTTCCAAGGAACAATTCCTTAAGTGTTACTCTGCTAACATTAGTCCAGTGAATGGTTCAAAATTGTGGCCTCAAACTGAATACATAAAGTCCTTGCCACCAGTGTCAAGGAGAATGCCTGGTAGGCCAAAGGTCAATAGAAGTAGACATGTAAGTGAAAATGATGGAAGAGTACACACCCCAAGAACTGTAAGGTGTGGTAAGTGCTTTGAGTATGGCCATAACCAGAAGGGATGCAAGAATGCAACCAGGGAACCTATCCCTAAGCCACCAAAGGAGAAAGGAAGGCCAAGGAAGGAACAAGATGAACCCAATCAAGCATCATGTGATAGGTCTGAGAGGCAAGAACCTGTCCCTATGCCACCAAAAAAGAAAGGAAGGCCTAGGAAAGAGAGGCAAGAAGCAGTTCCTATGCCACCAAAGAAGAAATGA